The DNA region TGCGCGCGGCCACGATCGAGCGTCCGTCTGCGGAGTAGATATCCGTGATCGGCGATAGCTGTATTGCCCGACCCACGGCCCAGAACTGGTAGAAGTCCAGGCCCACGCCGCCCTGGGCGAGCGTGTAGAGCCGCATTGATCCGAGCAGCGCCAAGACCAGCAGCACTAAAACCAAGGCGCCATCACGCCGGTGGGTTTGTTTCGTGCTTGCGCTCACGCCTCTCAACCTACCGCAGGCAGGCCAAGATTTCTCATTTTATCGGGTTATTCCGCTAAAAAAGATGGGTCTCAACGCGGTAGATATGTGAACGCCAAAATGCCTAGGCCCAATACGCTGAAAACCAAGGTCAACAAGACGGCCACCGACGAACTGCCGAGCCGATCGCTCCGCTTCTGCTTGGGCTCAGGCAGCTCCTGCTCGGCTGCGCGGCGGATCGCCTTGAGCTTGGCGCCGTTTATCAGCGTGCCGCAGGAAGGGCAGGCCGGTGCGGCATCGCTGACTTTCCAGCCGCAAATGGGACAGATCATAATTGCCATTTAACACCTCTTTTCAGGGCCCGCCCCCAACGCGGTCCCAAAATCAATACGTCCCAACTCCCATGATTATTCATCGTCAATGCGCAGAACCAATAAATAGCGTTGCCTATATATTGATGGGTTCCCCCTGGTTTCTCGCGTATCGAGATGGGGCTTATATCCACATCTTCCGGCCGTGTCAAGCTGCCCGAAACGCGCCACGGGTGCCGATTAAAAACATCTGCGCTAGAATCGCGCGGACATGGCGCGTTCGGCATTCACTCTGTTGGCTCGGCTGATTATACGGGCCTGGCCAATTTTGATTGTGGTCGTGTTGGCCTCGGGCATTGTCGCGGGCTATGCGGCGCGCCACATCGAGTTCAACGTCTCGCTGCTCGAGCTGCTCGATCCACAGCTACCCGAGGTGGCGGCATACGAGCGCCTGCGGCAGGAGCTGGGCGAGCTCGATCCGTTGATCGTGGCCTTGGAGGCGGACGACCAGGCGCGGTTGCAGGTTGCGGCCGATGGATTGGCCGCGCGGCTGACGCAGCTTAAATCCGTGGCCTGGATCGACCATCGCCCGCCGACTCAGAGCAACGACGATCCGGCCTACTACGCCTCCACCGACGGAAGGATGGTGCTGCTGCTGGTCTTTGGTCAGGGCCGCGCCGACCAGTTCGGCTTTGCCTCGCAGTTGGTCGAGGAAGTTCGCCGCGATTGCGATGCTGGTTTGGCGCAACAGCCTGGAGTCACGTTCAGGCTCGGCGGCAATCCGCTGCTGGTGGTCGAGAAGCAGCGCGCATTAGAGCGTGATATGCCGCTGACCACGCTGATCGCGTTGGCAGCGGTGATTGCGATCTTTGCCGTGGCCTTCCGTTCGCTCAGTTCGCCGTTGATCGCGGCGTTGCCGCTGTGCGTGGGAATCGCCTGGACCCTGGCCGCGGCCGATTTGCTCTACGGCAGGCTCTGCCTGCTGACCATGCCGTTCGTGCCGGTGCTCGCCGGGCTGGGCATTGACTACGGCGTGCATCTGATCGCGCGATTCGACGAGCAGCGCGCCGCGGGCTCAAGCGTTGCCGACTCGCTGGTCGCCGCGCTTTCCGGCGCAGGGCGTAGCGTGCTCACCGGCGCTCTGACCACGGCCGGAGCGTTTCTGACCATCGGACTGGCGTCGTTGCGCGGTTTCTCCGAGGCCGGAATCATCGGCTGCTTAGGGATACTGTTCACTTTGGTGGCCACGTTGCTGCTGCTGCCTGCGCTGCTGCTGCTGCGCGAACGGATTTTTAGTTTCCGCAAGACTGCGGCCTTTACTTCGCCAATGCTGGCCGGACTGGGGCGTTCCATCGAGAGGCATCCCAAGCGCTGGATTGCGCTGTGGTCGGCGCTTTGCGTAGTCGCGGGGATCGGCGCGTTCCAACTGCGTTACGACAGCGACGTGCTGGGCAGCGAGTTCGAGGGCGAGGCGGTGCGTCTGTTCCGCGAGCTGGATCAGCGCTTCGAGTTCGGCCTGAACTTCGGCGTGGCGCGCGCCGACTCCCTGGCCCACGCCTGGGGCATGGCCGCGCAGTTGCGCAAAGATCCGGCAGTGGGACGCGTGCTCGCGCCCCCCGCAATCCTGGCCCTGGGCGACGCGCCGGGCATCGAGGCCGCCCGGCGGCGCTTCACCTCCGTGGATGGCGGCTACCTGGTCTACGCCTTTTCCGCGGGGCGCAACTGGGACCAGGGCTCTATGCTGGCCCTGGCGCAGGCTCTGGCTGCGGAGGATGAGAACGCCACCGGCCCCGCGCTGCTCAGTGCGCGCATCTGGGGCGCGATGGCCGACGACGCGCAACGCATGTTGCTCTGCGCGGCGTTGGCGATCTGGCTGATCCTGCTGGCCGACCTGCGCTCGTTGCGGCGCTCGCTGCTGGCCCTGGCGCCGGTGGCCGCCGGGGCGCTGCTGATGGCCGCGATCATGGCGCTGGCCGGGGTGCGGCTGAGCTTCGTGAGCATCATGGCACTGCCGCTGGTGCTGGGGATCGGCATTGACGACGGCGTGCACATCCTGCGGCGTAGCGTGGCCGGCGACGGCATGGGCGCGGTGCTGGGCAACACGGGCAAGGCGGTGGTCGTGACCTCGCTGACCACCATCGCCGGGTTCGGCTCGCTGCTGCTGTGTTCCCATCGCGGCATGGCCGGACTGGGCCTGGTGCTGGTGATCGGGATTGCCGCGTGCATGCTCAGCTCGCTGACCCTGCTTCCCGCGCTGCTGATCTTCTTTGACGCGCCGCGT from Candidatus Alcyoniella australis includes:
- a CDS encoding zinc ribbon domain-containing protein yields the protein MICPICGWKVSDAAPACPSCGTLINGAKLKAIRRAAEQELPEPKQKRSDRLGSSSVAVLLTLVFSVLGLGILAFTYLPR
- a CDS encoding MMPL family transporter → MARSAFTLLARLIIRAWPILIVVVLASGIVAGYAARHIEFNVSLLELLDPQLPEVAAYERLRQELGELDPLIVALEADDQARLQVAADGLAARLTQLKSVAWIDHRPPTQSNDDPAYYASTDGRMVLLLVFGQGRADQFGFASQLVEEVRRDCDAGLAQQPGVTFRLGGNPLLVVEKQRALERDMPLTTLIALAAVIAIFAVAFRSLSSPLIAALPLCVGIAWTLAAADLLYGRLCLLTMPFVPVLAGLGIDYGVHLIARFDEQRAAGSSVADSLVAALSGAGRSVLTGALTTAGAFLTIGLASLRGFSEAGIIGCLGILFTLVATLLLLPALLLLRERIFSFRKTAAFTSPMLAGLGRSIERHPKRWIALWSALCVVAGIGAFQLRYDSDVLGSEFEGEAVRLFRELDQRFEFGLNFGVARADSLAHAWGMAAQLRKDPAVGRVLAPPAILALGDAPGIEAARRRFTSVDGGYLVYAFSAGRNWDQGSMLALAQALAAEDENATGPALLSARIWGAMADDAQRMLLCAALAIWLILLADLRSLRRSLLALAPVAAGALLMAAIMALAGVRLSFVSIMALPLVLGIGIDDGVHILRRSVAGDGMGAVLGNTGKAVVVTSLTTIAGFGSLLLCSHRGMAGLGLVLVIGIAACMLSSLTLLPALLIFFDAPRQDEADKT